In Sphingobacterium sp. lm-10, one DNA window encodes the following:
- a CDS encoding DUF3810 domain-containing protein, whose amino-acid sequence MRLARLKHRPYYWILGICFALSIVGFIFVQDPARVEWYYARHFYPVYTYLPTILFSWLPFSLGDLFYVFASVSLIFLLGKGITCLLRRHWNRAILIGLKLVTALFLLHHLFYLSWGLHYYREPLAKKYNLNVENIRMEDYKLVLDSIIGRANNLRQQIDLSAMRTSRNVEQLERIMATDSTFDAMLSKKHIRAKRPISSTLVSYFTVNGYFNPFTHEVQVNALIPWSSFPFTVAHELSHQMGIGFEDECNFIAYQVLASHPNPWYAYSAHYAAIQSLLGAIRYTHPEVFQKYFNRLDPRIVEDLRVEREFWSRYTGPVDYISGIIYNQYLQHNNQPEGTQRYGMMNRLIVAWQKSRGF is encoded by the coding sequence ATGCGGCTAGCAAGATTAAAACACAGACCCTACTATTGGATCCTCGGGATTTGCTTTGCGTTGAGCATAGTCGGTTTTATCTTTGTGCAAGATCCCGCGCGTGTGGAATGGTATTATGCTCGTCACTTTTATCCGGTTTATACCTATCTACCTACTATCTTGTTTAGTTGGCTTCCTTTTAGTCTGGGAGATCTATTTTATGTTTTTGCTTCTGTAAGTTTAATCTTTTTATTAGGTAAAGGCATTACCTGCTTGTTGAGGCGGCATTGGAATCGCGCTATACTTATAGGTCTTAAACTTGTTACTGCCTTATTTTTGCTGCATCACCTTTTTTATCTCAGCTGGGGACTGCATTACTATCGGGAACCTTTAGCTAAGAAGTATAATTTGAATGTCGAGAATATCCGAATGGAGGATTATAAATTGGTATTGGATAGCATCATTGGCAGGGCTAATAACTTGCGACAACAGATCGATTTGTCAGCAATGCGTACGTCGCGAAATGTAGAGCAGTTAGAGCGTATCATGGCTACCGATAGCACGTTCGATGCCATGCTGAGCAAAAAGCATATCCGTGCGAAACGACCTATATCCAGTACTTTGGTTTCTTATTTTACGGTAAATGGTTACTTTAATCCGTTCACGCACGAAGTGCAGGTCAATGCGCTGATTCCTTGGTCAAGTTTCCCGTTTACCGTCGCGCACGAGCTGTCGCACCAAATGGGAATTGGATTTGAAGATGAGTGCAATTTCATTGCGTATCAGGTGCTGGCATCACATCCTAATCCCTGGTATGCTTACAGTGCGCATTATGCAGCCATCCAATCTTTACTCGGTGCTATACGATATACGCATCCCGAAGTATTTCAAAAATACTTCAATAGATTGGATCCTCGCATCGTAGAAGATTTGAGAGTAGAACGGGAGTTTTGGTCCCGCTATACGGGTCCGGTAGATTATATTTCTGGAATAATTTATAACCAATACCTACAGCACAACAATCAGCCGGAAGGTACCCAGCGCTACGGTATGATGAATAGATTAATCGTTGCCTGGCAGAAAAGTAGGGGATTCTGA
- a CDS encoding DNA/RNA non-specific endonuclease, protein MKQKLHYNLILFTAVFLLFQACKDAAPTLPNSSAITEARSVRGTPNAGNDAQPPNGDNSNLFLGNPSNAQTAMVFNKNYLIDMKYFTLSYDSDKGVPNWVSWYLDKKSIAANARRQNNFAGYSGLPSNWYMVRHNSYTQSGFDRGHNCPSADRLSSVEANSATFLMVNMIPQAPRNNQGVWGNFESYLRTRVNQGNEVYIIMGSYGTGGTGSNGTAHTIDQGRIAVPSNVYKIAVILPEGGNDLARIERGDVEVIAINTPNVNVLDSNWRNYRVTVRSIENATGHNFFSRLSPRSQTELKNRLNNAA, encoded by the coding sequence ATGAAACAAAAATTACATTACAATTTGATCCTATTTACTGCGGTATTTTTATTATTTCAAGCCTGTAAAGATGCAGCTCCTACGTTACCAAATTCATCTGCGATTACCGAAGCCAGAAGTGTAAGAGGCACACCAAATGCCGGTAATGATGCGCAACCTCCAAATGGAGACAATAGTAACCTATTTCTTGGAAATCCGTCCAATGCACAAACGGCAATGGTGTTCAATAAAAACTACCTGATTGATATGAAATACTTCACTCTTTCCTACGATTCAGACAAGGGTGTGCCTAATTGGGTATCCTGGTATTTAGATAAGAAATCAATCGCCGCTAACGCTCGACGGCAAAATAACTTTGCGGGATACTCTGGCCTTCCAAGCAATTGGTATATGGTGCGACACAATAGCTATACTCAATCAGGGTTTGATAGAGGGCATAATTGTCCATCTGCAGATCGCTTGAGCTCTGTCGAGGCAAATTCCGCTACCTTTTTAATGGTAAATATGATTCCACAAGCTCCACGCAATAATCAAGGCGTGTGGGGTAATTTCGAGTCGTATCTAAGAACAAGAGTAAATCAGGGCAATGAGGTGTACATCATTATGGGATCTTATGGAACCGGTGGCACGGGAAGTAATGGCACCGCGCACACCATAGATCAGGGACGCATAGCAGTACCATCGAACGTGTACAAGATCGCTGTTATTCTACCAGAAGGCGGCAACGATCTTGCGAGGATTGAAAGAGGTGATGTGGAAGTAATCGCCATCAATACGCCAAATGTCAATGTGCTGGATTCAAACTGGCGTAATTATAGAGTTACAGTTAGATCCATAGAAAATGCAACTGGCCATAACTTCTTTTCCAGGCTTTCACCGCGATCTCAAACTGAGCTAAAAAACAGGTTAAATAACGCAGCATAA
- a CDS encoding quinone-dependent dihydroorotate dehydrogenase, which produces MYKLVKPFFFKMDPESAHHMVTNGLTKVSKIWGSKALLKASYAVEDPRLEREVFGLKFKNPVGLAAGFDKNGSYIAEMASFGFGFIEIGTVTPRPQPGNDKPRMFRLIPDGAIINRMGFNNQGADVAAGRLKYLKNKGDLIIGGNIGKNKLTPNEQAVDDYLYCFHALHLYVDYFVVNVSSPNTPGLRELQEKEPLMHILNTLQAANLQKDRSKPILLKIAPDLTDSQLDDIVEIVQETNIAGVIATNTTISRDGLKSDARLVQEVGGVSGKPLTKRSTEVIRYLVQKSGNSFPVIGVGGIHSAADAQEKLEAGAALIQLYTGFIYEGPGLVSKICKALLKK; this is translated from the coding sequence ATGTACAAACTTGTCAAACCATTCTTTTTTAAAATGGACCCGGAATCTGCCCATCATATGGTCACCAATGGGCTTACTAAAGTGTCTAAAATCTGGGGTTCAAAAGCGCTATTAAAGGCTTCTTATGCAGTGGAAGATCCTCGTTTGGAACGTGAAGTGTTTGGTTTGAAATTCAAAAACCCAGTTGGCCTTGCCGCAGGATTCGACAAAAATGGGTCTTACATAGCCGAAATGGCTTCTTTTGGATTCGGATTTATCGAAATTGGAACGGTGACCCCGAGACCTCAACCTGGCAATGATAAACCCCGCATGTTTCGCCTTATTCCAGATGGGGCAATCATTAATCGGATGGGTTTTAACAACCAAGGCGCCGATGTAGCTGCGGGTCGACTCAAATATCTCAAAAACAAAGGTGATTTAATAATAGGAGGGAATATCGGTAAAAACAAGCTGACGCCTAATGAGCAAGCGGTAGACGATTATCTATATTGCTTTCACGCGCTTCATCTTTATGTCGATTATTTTGTAGTCAATGTTAGTTCCCCGAACACGCCTGGTTTACGTGAGTTGCAGGAGAAAGAGCCGTTGATGCATATTTTAAACACTCTGCAAGCTGCTAATTTGCAGAAGGATAGGAGCAAGCCAATTCTGTTAAAAATTGCACCCGATCTGACCGACAGTCAGCTAGATGATATCGTCGAAATCGTGCAGGAAACTAATATTGCTGGTGTTATTGCTACGAATACGACTATTTCTCGCGATGGTTTGAAGAGCGATGCCCGCCTAGTACAGGAAGTTGGCGGCGTTAGTGGGAAACCGCTCACGAAACGTTCCACAGAGGTAATTCGCTATTTGGTTCAAAAATCTGGCAATTCTTTTCCGGTGATTGGTGTGGGTGGTATTCATTCGGCAGCTGATGCACAAGAAAAATTGGAGGCAGGCGCAGCCTTAATTCAGTTGTATACTGGTTTTATATACGAAGGACCGGGATTGGTGAGCAAAATCTGCAAAGCCCTGCTCAAAAAATAA
- a CDS encoding MAC/perforin domain-containing protein, with the protein MKLKQFAKLAAISAGLLFAAACQKSILTDSETSGGSSTNPRSARHPEYHHIGYGYDATGEYANQSAVKNSVVDVARLSASGQGRYVSGPSSGQRYYEEYGENAEQYSRKVSQKISATTGFPLFGGTISASYSSSNEGSYSFDGKHVYGNYHLLIRKRRINLNAPPETLQQFLSPQFSLDIVSQSPEYIVRNYGTHVMTDIYAGGKFNMTFQSETRNSNRTEAARSGIKASASFVFNASVEEANSVDVSQANQNFSKKLVYYTEGGNSSIGLRGEINLDISNPTINTNNWQNSVTWDNAELIDFGPDGLIPIYDLIPNPTKRQQVKGYVDHYLSNNTVKNIHRRVPVYSLYAPTTRNQSHNHWLALNPGAEWAQAVNEGISFYAFSYQAPGTVPVYRYYHQRFNNIIHVINPGRENLSGFTYSHIDFYAYPTPNNTNGTPTIPIHRYQDVRNFDHYFTPVRTNINNYQYEGIEFHAHNN; encoded by the coding sequence ATGAAATTGAAACAGTTTGCCAAATTGGCAGCTATTTCTGCTGGATTATTATTTGCAGCAGCGTGCCAAAAGTCTATCCTAACAGACAGTGAGACTTCAGGCGGTTCCTCCACCAACCCTCGAAGTGCAAGGCACCCAGAATATCATCACATTGGTTACGGGTATGACGCTACTGGCGAATATGCTAATCAATCTGCGGTCAAGAATTCAGTTGTAGACGTAGCCAGATTATCAGCCAGTGGACAAGGTCGTTATGTGAGCGGTCCATCTTCCGGTCAACGTTATTATGAAGAGTATGGAGAAAATGCAGAACAGTATTCGCGGAAGGTATCTCAAAAAATTTCTGCGACAACCGGATTTCCACTTTTCGGCGGTACGATTAGTGCTTCTTATAGTTCATCAAATGAAGGGTCATATTCATTCGACGGTAAGCACGTATACGGTAACTATCATTTGTTAATTAGAAAGCGACGAATCAATCTAAACGCGCCTCCTGAAACTCTTCAACAATTTTTGAGCCCTCAATTTTCGCTAGACATAGTTAGCCAGTCCCCGGAGTATATAGTGCGGAATTATGGCACGCATGTGATGACAGACATATATGCAGGCGGTAAATTTAACATGACCTTTCAATCGGAAACTAGAAATAGTAATAGGACTGAAGCTGCTCGATCAGGTATAAAAGCCTCAGCTAGCTTCGTATTTAACGCATCAGTTGAAGAAGCAAATAGCGTTGACGTAAGTCAAGCAAATCAAAACTTCTCAAAGAAATTAGTATACTATACCGAGGGAGGAAATTCATCTATTGGGTTAAGAGGAGAGATAAATTTGGATATATCAAACCCTACAATCAATACAAATAACTGGCAAAATAGTGTAACGTGGGATAACGCCGAGTTGATTGACTTTGGTCCTGATGGCTTAATTCCTATATACGATCTTATTCCGAACCCAACAAAGCGTCAGCAAGTTAAGGGGTATGTAGATCATTATTTATCGAATAACACAGTGAAAAATATTCATCGACGTGTACCTGTTTATTCTCTTTATGCGCCTACCACGCGGAATCAAAGTCACAATCACTGGTTAGCTCTCAATCCAGGTGCAGAATGGGCACAAGCAGTTAATGAAGGAATAAGTTTTTATGCTTTTAGTTACCAAGCTCCGGGTACAGTGCCTGTTTATAGGTATTATCATCAAAGATTTAATAACATAATCCACGTGATTAACCCAGGGAGAGAGAATTTGAGCGGCTTCACGTATAGCCATATAGATTTTTACGCCTACCCAACACCAAACAATACCAATGGTACTCCTACAATACCAATACATAGATATCAAGATGTGAGGAATTTTGACCATTATTTTACCCCGGTAAGAACAAATATTAATAATTACCAGTACGAAGGAATAGAATTTCACGCGCACAATAATTAA
- a CDS encoding histone deacetylase, protein MAKYELIPEQLMHEGLAGHENFFEPVMADRETLCLAHDPHYVDQLLDLTLDPKMVRRIGLALSESLIIRERLLVDGTIKACHYAQQYGVAFNGAGGTHHAGRDYGEGFCLLNDQAVAAAYLLSNQKAKRILMVDLDVHQGNGTAHIFRDHPDIFTFSMHGEKNYPFVKEQSHKDLGLEDGIGDGDYLTELEKHLVPVFEQVKPDFVFYQAGVDVLATDKLGKLGLSLDGCRRRDEIVFQLCRAYQAPVQVSMGGGYSTVLRHIVDAHVSTYRTAIQLYAL, encoded by the coding sequence ATGGCAAAGTACGAGCTGATTCCAGAGCAATTGATGCATGAGGGTTTGGCAGGGCACGAGAATTTTTTTGAGCCGGTGATGGCTGATCGGGAAACGCTTTGTTTGGCACATGATCCTCATTATGTGGATCAGCTTCTCGATCTCACGTTGGACCCTAAGATGGTGCGTCGCATTGGCTTAGCCTTATCCGAATCCTTAATTATCCGCGAACGACTATTAGTAGATGGTACTATAAAAGCCTGTCATTACGCACAACAGTACGGCGTGGCATTCAACGGGGCTGGTGGTACACATCACGCGGGGCGTGATTATGGAGAAGGATTTTGCCTGCTCAATGACCAGGCAGTGGCTGCAGCTTATCTTCTTAGTAATCAAAAGGCTAAGCGGATCTTGATGGTAGATCTGGATGTGCACCAAGGAAATGGTACAGCACATATTTTTCGAGATCATCCCGATATTTTTACTTTCTCGATGCACGGAGAGAAGAATTATCCTTTTGTTAAGGAGCAATCGCATAAAGACCTCGGATTGGAAGACGGGATCGGGGATGGCGACTACTTAACTGAGTTAGAAAAGCATCTGGTTCCGGTTTTCGAGCAGGTAAAGCCTGATTTTGTCTTTTATCAAGCAGGTGTAGATGTGCTAGCCACCGATAAACTCGGGAAGCTGGGACTCAGCCTAGATGGTTGTCGAAGGCGAGATGAGATCGTGTTTCAATTGTGCCGCGCCTATCAGGCTCCTGTGCAGGTGAGTATGGGTGGTGGATATTCAACCGTTTTGCGCCATATCGTAGATGCGCATGTCAGTACATATCGTACTGCAATCCAGCTGTATGCATTATAA
- a CDS encoding iron-sulfur cluster assembly accessory protein yields MVTVTEKAKARIDEILMDEQYNGSYFVRVAVESGGCSGLSYKLDFDNVEKKGDQFFEDNGVKICLDIKSYLYLAGTELDYTDGLGGKGFEFHNPNASRTCACGESFSV; encoded by the coding sequence ATGGTGACCGTCACAGAGAAAGCGAAAGCACGAATAGATGAGATTTTAATGGATGAGCAGTACAATGGCTCGTACTTTGTTCGCGTTGCGGTGGAGAGTGGTGGATGTTCAGGACTTTCCTATAAGTTAGATTTCGACAATGTCGAGAAAAAAGGAGATCAGTTTTTTGAGGATAATGGTGTAAAGATTTGTCTAGACATCAAATCATATTTGTACTTGGCAGGCACAGAGCTGGACTATACAGACGGCTTAGGTGGTAAAGGTTTTGAGTTTCATAACCCTAATGCCTCCCGCACTTGTGCATGTGGAGAGAGTTTTTCTGTTTAA
- a CDS encoding nucleoid-associated protein, whose product MFFHQDATFEQLSIHRVGNKARDEYFVLSEKPIDLSQDEVLPDLLMQYFMKPFAKAKEVYRFFHSNEDLQLNEVYHFAHAFFEGKMPFHEFSEQVTKHLYEVSAHPNIKSGELYVVALENVQMEGEEGQAVGIFKSENKEAYLKVYPEQGGFGLDYEQEAININKLDKGVVIVKADAEEGYKVLVTDQTNGSDAVYWKDDFLQLRVRDDNFQQTGNFLKVYKNFVNEKIDEVFEMDKAEKIDLLNRSMNYFKAHDTFEEEEFSGEVLGNSEAISLFKDYRQQVGEELDMPFQANFDIAAGAVKKMASDYKSVLKLDKNFHIYIHGKRDYIERGYDDDRSMNYYKLYFDNEQ is encoded by the coding sequence ATGTTTTTCCATCAGGACGCTACGTTCGAACAATTATCTATACACCGTGTGGGCAATAAAGCTCGGGACGAATATTTTGTGTTATCAGAGAAACCCATCGATCTTAGTCAGGACGAGGTGTTGCCGGATTTGCTGATGCAATATTTTATGAAGCCTTTCGCCAAGGCGAAGGAGGTGTATCGGTTCTTTCATTCCAATGAGGATCTGCAGCTTAATGAAGTGTATCACTTTGCACACGCCTTTTTCGAAGGAAAAATGCCCTTTCATGAATTCTCCGAACAGGTGACGAAGCACCTGTATGAGGTGTCGGCACATCCGAATATCAAATCAGGAGAATTATACGTGGTGGCGTTAGAAAATGTGCAGATGGAAGGGGAGGAAGGTCAAGCCGTCGGTATTTTTAAGTCGGAAAATAAAGAAGCTTACCTGAAGGTATATCCTGAACAGGGTGGATTTGGATTGGATTATGAGCAGGAAGCCATCAATATCAATAAGTTGGATAAGGGCGTGGTGATTGTGAAAGCAGACGCAGAAGAAGGCTATAAGGTATTGGTCACAGATCAAACCAATGGATCGGACGCGGTCTATTGGAAAGATGATTTTCTGCAATTGCGCGTGCGTGATGACAATTTCCAACAGACGGGTAACTTTCTTAAGGTGTACAAAAACTTCGTAAACGAGAAGATTGATGAGGTGTTTGAAATGGATAAGGCTGAAAAGATTGATTTGCTCAACAGATCGATGAATTATTTTAAAGCACACGATACGTTCGAGGAAGAGGAGTTTTCGGGAGAGGTGCTGGGCAACTCGGAGGCGATCTCCTTATTCAAGGACTATCGGCAACAGGTAGGTGAGGAATTGGACATGCCTTTCCAGGCTAATTTTGATATCGCTGCCGGAGCAGTTAAAAAAATGGCTTCCGACTATAAATCTGTATTGAAATTGGATAAAAATTTCCATATTTACATTCACGGTAAACGCGACTACATCGAAAGAGGGTACGACGATGACCGGAGTATGAATTACTATAAACTGTATTTCGACAATGAGCAATAG
- a CDS encoding ABC-F family ATP-binding cassette domain-containing protein, whose protein sequence is MISINNLTFEIGARALYDDANWHIKPGDKVGLIGANGTGKSTLLKIIVGEYAPTTGTISMAKDLKIGYLNQDLLSYHSEKNIVQVAMEAFERQNQLQGEIENLLKKLETDYSDDILNKLSDKQMEFEALDGYNIEFRANEILAGLGFSEEEQKRPLATFSGGWRMRVMLARILLQTPDILLLDEPTNHMDLPSIKWLENYLGAFEGAIIIVSHDRYFLDRIINKTVESRKGKLTLYAGNYSFYLEEKSLREELQGNQFKNQQAKIKQEEKLIERFRSKASKAKMVQSRIKALDRMEKISDVDDDNPEVNFSFKFSKPSGRHVVTLENISKSYPNIEILRHADGLIEKGDKIALIGANGKGKSTLLRIVADDDSEFTGTSVKGHNVSQTFFAQHQLEALHLENSILQELQNFAPKHSETEIRSILGCFLFTGDDVFKKIKVLSGGEKSRVALAKALTADANFLVLDEPTNHLDMASVNILIQALQQYEGTLIVVSHDRYFLDHVANKIWYIEDKDIKGYPGTYQEYEVWNSKRAVKPNQAEKKEEKPKVEKKPKAVLTDDSKVQLLKKNKELGQLEAQIATAEREVTRLEADLATEEVFSDAEKLKTATREYNSSKAAWEKLQADWEQLAEEIMELEG, encoded by the coding sequence ATGATCTCAATTAATAATTTAACTTTTGAAATAGGCGCAAGGGCTTTATATGACGATGCAAACTGGCATATAAAGCCAGGCGACAAAGTCGGACTGATCGGTGCCAACGGAACAGGAAAATCTACGCTATTAAAGATTATCGTAGGCGAGTACGCTCCCACCACAGGTACTATCTCCATGGCTAAAGACCTAAAGATAGGCTATCTCAATCAGGACTTGTTGTCCTACCATTCCGAAAAAAACATTGTACAAGTAGCGATGGAGGCCTTCGAGCGCCAAAATCAGCTCCAAGGCGAGATAGAAAATTTGTTAAAGAAGTTGGAGACCGATTACTCGGACGATATTCTGAACAAATTGAGCGACAAACAAATGGAATTCGAGGCGCTGGATGGCTATAACATCGAATTCCGGGCTAATGAGATTTTAGCTGGCTTGGGATTCTCCGAAGAAGAACAAAAACGCCCTTTGGCTACGTTTTCGGGTGGATGGCGTATGCGTGTCATGCTAGCTCGTATCCTGCTCCAAACCCCCGATATTCTGTTGCTAGATGAGCCTACCAATCACATGGACTTACCTTCTATCAAGTGGCTGGAAAATTATTTGGGTGCTTTTGAAGGTGCTATTATCATTGTTTCTCACGACCGCTATTTTCTAGATAGAATTATCAACAAAACCGTAGAATCTCGCAAAGGCAAATTGACCTTATACGCGGGCAACTATTCTTTTTATTTGGAAGAGAAATCGCTGCGCGAGGAATTGCAGGGCAACCAATTTAAGAATCAACAGGCCAAAATAAAACAAGAGGAAAAGCTAATCGAACGTTTCCGTTCTAAAGCATCTAAAGCGAAGATGGTACAATCCCGTATCAAAGCATTAGATCGGATGGAAAAAATTTCCGACGTAGACGACGATAATCCAGAGGTAAACTTCAGCTTCAAATTTTCCAAGCCCTCTGGTAGACACGTAGTCACTTTAGAAAACATCTCAAAAAGCTATCCGAATATTGAGATTCTGCGCCATGCAGATGGACTGATTGAAAAAGGGGATAAAATTGCGTTGATCGGTGCCAATGGTAAAGGAAAGTCTACGCTGCTACGCATTGTGGCCGACGATGATTCGGAATTTACGGGTACTAGCGTAAAGGGACATAATGTATCGCAAACATTCTTCGCGCAGCATCAGCTGGAGGCATTGCATCTGGAAAACTCGATCTTGCAGGAATTGCAGAACTTTGCACCCAAACATTCCGAAACAGAGATTCGATCCATCTTAGGCTGTTTTCTCTTTACAGGAGACGATGTGTTTAAAAAGATCAAAGTACTATCTGGAGGCGAAAAATCTCGTGTGGCCCTAGCGAAGGCTTTGACTGCTGATGCCAACTTCTTGGTGCTGGATGAACCAACCAATCACTTAGATATGGCTTCTGTGAACATCCTGATTCAGGCTTTACAACAATATGAAGGCACCTTGATTGTCGTTTCCCATGATCGGTACTTCTTAGATCACGTGGCCAACAAAATCTGGTATATCGAAGATAAGGACATTAAAGGATACCCGGGAACCTATCAGGAATACGAGGTTTGGAATAGCAAGCGTGCCGTAAAACCTAACCAGGCAGAGAAGAAAGAAGAGAAACCAAAGGTAGAAAAGAAACCGAAAGCGGTGCTTACAGACGACTCCAAAGTGCAATTGCTGAAGAAAAACAAGGAACTAGGGCAATTGGAAGCTCAGATAGCGACCGCTGAAAGAGAGGTAACTCGATTGGAAGCAGATCTGGCTACTGAGGAAGTTTTCTCTGACGCCGAGAAACTAAAAACAGCTACTAGAGAATATAATTCCTCGAAAGCAGCTTGGGAAAAATTACAGGCAGACTGGGAACAACTGGCCGAGGAAATCATGGAATTGGAGGGTTAA
- a CDS encoding AI-2E family transporter: MEKTEKMSIMRKTALISFVVLLFVLFASLFVKTFSILLLLFGGLLLSIFFQAISNRIHGWTGWHKGVTLTLAFFLVFGFISGVTYLIGNTMAQQYEQFKDGIPKTVKSVESYLEDTSWGDRVKELTPSMEENGDQVMQHAGSFFKSTFGFFGDLYAVIFLGLFMMISPKEYKNGIVTLVPKRYKPKADHILSKMGNDLKVWLKAQMLEMAFVFTLTAIGALILGAELWLILAIIGGTLTFIPNIGPTLALIPATLIGLMDGPEMALWLVGLFLLIQLLESGIFGPFVRKKMLSLPPALVLFFQLLMGSISGAWGILFATPILVVIMVLIQEIYLKGMLEQAPETDE; the protein is encoded by the coding sequence ATGGAAAAAACCGAGAAAATGTCGATCATGCGCAAAACGGCGCTGATATCTTTTGTAGTCTTACTGTTCGTCTTATTTGCTTCACTGTTTGTGAAAACGTTTAGCATACTGTTGCTGCTTTTTGGAGGTCTCTTGCTCTCTATCTTTTTTCAAGCAATATCAAATCGTATTCACGGCTGGACGGGATGGCACAAGGGCGTAACACTTACCTTGGCATTCTTTCTGGTTTTTGGATTCATCTCTGGAGTAACCTATCTTATTGGGAATACCATGGCACAGCAATATGAACAATTCAAAGATGGTATTCCAAAGACGGTAAAAAGTGTTGAATCTTATCTAGAAGATACGAGCTGGGGCGACAGAGTCAAAGAACTAACTCCTTCCATGGAAGAAAATGGAGATCAAGTCATGCAACATGCTGGCAGTTTTTTTAAATCCACCTTTGGATTTTTCGGAGATCTTTATGCCGTTATCTTTCTGGGGCTATTCATGATGATATCGCCCAAAGAATATAAAAATGGCATCGTGACCTTAGTACCTAAGCGCTATAAGCCGAAAGCAGACCATATTTTAAGTAAAATGGGGAACGATCTGAAAGTATGGCTGAAGGCTCAGATGCTGGAAATGGCATTCGTGTTTACATTAACGGCCATCGGCGCACTAATTCTCGGAGCAGAACTCTGGTTGATCCTAGCGATCATTGGAGGTACATTGACCTTTATTCCAAACATAGGTCCGACGTTAGCGCTTATACCTGCTACGCTCATCGGCTTGATGGATGGGCCTGAAATGGCATTATGGCTTGTTGGGTTATTCCTACTTATCCAATTATTGGAATCCGGTATATTCGGACCCTTTGTCAGAAAGAAAATGCTCTCGCTGCCACCGGCGTTGGTACTATTCTTTCAATTGTTGATGGGTAGCATTTCGGGAGCTTGGGGTATCCTATTTGCCACGCCAATCCTCGTGGTCATTATGGTTTTAATTCAGGAGATCTATTTAAAAGGTATGTTGGAGCAAGCACCCGAAACGGATGAGTAA